A section of the Acidobacteriota bacterium genome encodes:
- a CDS encoding M23 family metallopeptidase, with the protein MARGKYVTVMLVPDGTDARTGFRIRRWLLKTILITIGAILAGIVVFFLFYGKVLTRAAITEAVMKENEDLRRYRYKVGLLEQNLEQAREVVSRLAGMAGIDYEFPELPSDSTIFAQLDKTGKAIVARSTTRDWTLPEGLPIQGFITQEFEVEDQDHFHPGVDIVCAVGTPVLATASGVVAYADYDSTYGHMVVLKHSDSVVTIYGHNSELLVLPGQAILVGSRIALSGSTGKSTAPHLHYEIRVNDEPLNPLENLYEKK; encoded by the coding sequence ATGGCGCGCGGCAAATACGTTACAGTCATGCTTGTGCCCGACGGCACCGACGCCCGCACGGGGTTCCGCATCCGCCGCTGGCTGCTCAAGACGATATTGATTACCATCGGCGCTATACTGGCCGGTATCGTTGTCTTCTTCCTTTTCTACGGTAAGGTTCTGACGCGTGCCGCCATAACCGAAGCCGTGATGAAAGAAAACGAGGACTTGCGCCGATACCGATACAAGGTAGGCTTGCTGGAACAGAACCTAGAGCAGGCGCGGGAAGTGGTCAGCAGGCTGGCCGGCATGGCGGGGATCGACTACGAGTTTCCCGAGCTGCCGAGTGATTCCACGATTTTCGCCCAGCTGGACAAGACCGGAAAAGCTATCGTGGCACGATCGACCACCCGCGACTGGACGTTGCCCGAAGGATTGCCGATACAAGGATTCATCACCCAGGAGTTCGAGGTTGAGGATCAGGATCACTTTCATCCCGGAGTGGACATCGTTTGCGCCGTCGGCACGCCCGTGCTGGCCACGGCCAGCGGGGTGGTTGCGTACGCCGACTACGATTCCACATATGGCCACATGGTGGTCCTGAAACACAGTGACAGCGTGGTCACGATCTATGGTCATAACAGCGAGCTGCTCGTTTTACCCGGCCAGGCAATCCTGGTGGGAAGCCGGATCGCGCTGTCCGGAAGCACGGGTAAATCGACGGCACCGCACCTGCACTATGAAATCAGGGTAAATGATGAACCTCTAAATCCGCTGGAAAACCTGTATGAAAAAAAATAA
- a CDS encoding polymer-forming cytoskeletal protein, which yields MKKNNNSEVDLHMNTIVGKDTIITGTLDIKGALRVDGTVKGKIICSDCVTLGATGHVEADIEANTAIVAGHMVGNIQTSEKIELQAKCEMDGDIQTKSLVIEQGAVFCGACNMKDSKPDLGFLPKPAEQPEPLVTSKKNLE from the coding sequence ATGAAAAAAAATAACAACAGTGAGGTAGACCTTCATATGAACACGATTGTCGGAAAGGATACGATCATAACCGGTACCCTTGATATCAAGGGAGCCTTGCGCGTCGACGGCACGGTCAAGGGCAAGATTATTTGCTCCGACTGCGTGACGTTGGGTGCGACCGGTCACGTCGAGGCTGACATCGAGGCTAATACCGCCATTGTGGCCGGACACATGGTCGGGAATATCCAGACGTCCGAGAAGATCGAGTTGCAGGCCAAGTGCGAAATGGATGGCGACATTCAGACCAAGTCACTGGTGATCGAACAGGGGGCGGTCTTTTGCGGCGCCTGCAACATGAAGGACTCAAAGCCGGACCTGGGGTTCCTTCCCAAGCCGGCCGAGCAGCCCGAGCCGCTTGTGACGAGCAAGAAGAATCTGGAGTAA